The following are encoded in a window of uncultured Sphaerochaeta sp. genomic DNA:
- a CDS encoding diguanylate cyclase: protein MSDLSKPVKIADNLFWVGSENTHKYLQCNPYLYISGETGVLFDPGSALDGEIVIEKVKSLIPLSHLEAIVCSHQDPDLCMAIPLLEKAGFNGVICCHERAALLIQYYGIHSAFYLVNYHQFSYTMKSGESIGIIFTPYLHFPGAIMSYLPRQQVLVSGDLFGSVTADWHLYADEDYLDGMIAFHEVYMPSHDILASAMDLLDSYPLNMICPQHGSILPKALIEPAIATLKKLPCGLFLEIPIKDLDEEGGVRSLLDQILTRLITIHGAEEIRALFKQSPFTVNTKLRKIMKSSIDDDSIWNAFFSFLGEQRSGTQYLASISSMVELLCKKFGIPLPESLNSVLFRSQTETEENRRQVQLLQTQLKKFEEDLHRDPITKLYNQEFYLAWLEKELSGISTQKKTITSCVMNIDNLDRINLDFGSIEGDKTLRLLATLLIEHVESQVQVCRIGGSAFALLYVSIEKDEVIDRVTKLRNLIHEDDRFIVPINVSMGIFHSSEIPKALHQDPEQMALLVNQSTLFRVRLAKKQGGGVVSSSTNAASSRAVFTVLLVDNPGFSRDLVQHTLEKQSLRVLTADNGLAAKESVLTDSVDLILCELLIPKISGLTLRKQLLATPSAGKIPFILMSVNKQEQTVKRAQSLGIMHFFSRPIALYELVGLIEILAKKGA from the coding sequence ATGAGTGACCTCTCCAAACCTGTGAAAATTGCAGATAATCTCTTTTGGGTTGGTTCAGAGAACACCCACAAGTACCTGCAATGCAACCCATATCTCTATATCAGTGGAGAGACTGGGGTCTTGTTTGATCCTGGATCAGCCTTGGATGGAGAGATTGTCATCGAGAAGGTGAAAAGCCTGATACCCCTCTCACATCTGGAGGCAATCGTCTGCAGTCATCAAGACCCTGACCTATGCATGGCCATCCCCCTGCTTGAGAAAGCAGGTTTCAACGGGGTTATCTGTTGTCATGAACGTGCTGCCTTGTTGATTCAATACTATGGTATACATAGTGCATTCTACTTGGTGAATTACCATCAATTCTCTTATACCATGAAGAGTGGAGAATCCATAGGGATTATCTTCACTCCCTACCTGCATTTTCCTGGCGCGATCATGAGCTACCTTCCCAGGCAGCAGGTCTTGGTAAGTGGGGACCTGTTCGGCTCTGTTACCGCTGATTGGCATCTTTATGCTGATGAGGATTATCTGGATGGTATGATTGCATTCCACGAAGTCTACATGCCAAGCCACGACATCCTTGCATCTGCAATGGATCTTCTGGATAGTTATCCACTGAATATGATCTGCCCTCAACACGGTTCTATTCTGCCAAAGGCATTGATTGAACCAGCAATTGCTACACTCAAAAAATTACCTTGCGGGCTCTTCTTGGAGATACCCATCAAGGACCTGGACGAAGAGGGAGGTGTCAGGAGCTTGCTCGACCAGATTCTCACCCGCCTGATAACCATCCATGGGGCAGAGGAAATCAGGGCGCTGTTCAAGCAGAGCCCTTTCACTGTGAACACAAAACTCCGAAAGATAATGAAGAGTAGTATCGACGATGATTCAATTTGGAATGCATTCTTCAGTTTCTTGGGAGAACAACGCTCAGGAACACAGTATCTTGCCTCGATTTCCAGCATGGTTGAACTCTTATGCAAAAAATTTGGGATACCTCTTCCTGAATCACTGAATTCTGTTCTGTTCCGCTCTCAAACAGAAACAGAGGAGAACAGAAGGCAAGTGCAACTTCTCCAGACCCAGCTCAAGAAATTTGAAGAAGACTTGCATCGTGACCCGATCACAAAGCTGTATAACCAGGAGTTCTATCTGGCATGGCTGGAGAAGGAGCTCTCTGGAATATCCACCCAGAAGAAGACCATCACCTCATGTGTGATGAATATTGACAACCTGGATCGGATCAATCTCGATTTCGGAAGTATAGAAGGAGATAAGACACTTCGCTTGCTTGCTACACTTCTGATCGAACATGTAGAGTCACAGGTGCAGGTTTGTCGTATAGGAGGCAGTGCATTTGCACTTCTCTATGTATCCATTGAAAAAGATGAGGTCATCGATCGCGTCACAAAGCTGAGAAACCTGATTCACGAAGATGATCGATTCATCGTCCCCATCAATGTTTCCATGGGCATTTTCCACTCTTCAGAAATACCGAAAGCACTACACCAAGACCCTGAACAAATGGCTCTGCTGGTGAACCAATCAACCCTGTTCAGAGTTCGTTTGGCAAAGAAGCAGGGAGGAGGCGTTGTCTCCAGCTCAACAAATGCTGCCAGCAGTAGAGCTGTATTTACTGTGCTGCTGGTTGACAACCCTGGGTTTTCCCGTGACCTGGTCCAACACACCCTGGAAAAGCAATCACTTCGTGTGCTTACCGCAGACAATGGTCTTGCAGCAAAGGAGAGTGTACTTACTGACTCTGTGGATCTCATTCTTTGTGAGTTGCTTATCCCAAAAATCAGCGGACTCACATTGAGAAAACAACTGCTGGCAACTCCCTCTGCCGGCAAGATTCCTTTCATCCTCATGTCAGTGAACAAACAGGAGCAAACGGTAAAGCGTGCACAGAGTTTAGGCATCATGCATTTTTTCTCCCGCCCTATCGCACTCTATGAGCTGGTTGGCCTGATCGAGATACTTGCTAAGAAGGGGGCTTGA